A region from the Phycodurus eques isolate BA_2022a chromosome 12, UOR_Pequ_1.1, whole genome shotgun sequence genome encodes:
- the nme9 gene encoding thioredoxin domain-containing protein 6, with translation MAGKRKETTLQVSATNQEQWDEVLATKGLTVVDVYQHWCGPCRAVISLLRKINNELGDDLLHFATAEADSIDALEKYRGKCEPTFLFYGGGELVAVLQGANAPLLKRMIVDQLAEEKLVLEHDGERKVVTL, from the exons ATGGCAGGCAAGAGGAAAGAAACTACTTTGCAG GTTTCCGCCACTAACCAAGAGCAATGGGATGAGGTTCTTGCAACAAAGGGATTAACGG taGTAGACGTGTACCAGCATTGGTGTGGTCCCTGTCGAGCTGTGATCAGCCTCCTACGAAAAATCAACAATGAACTCGGGGATGACCTGTTACATTTCGCCACA gctGAGGCTGACAGCATTGATGCTCTGGAGAAGTATCGAGGGAAATGTGAGCCCACCTTCCTGTTCTACGGG GGTGGCGAGCTGGTGGCTGTGCTGCAAGGGGCCAACGCGCCTCTCCTTAAGAGGATGATCGTAGACCAACTGGCCGAGGAGAAGTTAGTGCTGGAGCATGACGGAGAACGGAAAGTGGTAAC GTTGTAG